A section of the Jaculus jaculus isolate mJacJac1 chromosome 6, mJacJac1.mat.Y.cur, whole genome shotgun sequence genome encodes:
- the LOC123461649 gene encoding olfactory receptor 2B11 gives MRTDNQSSLGDPPGDFVLLGISDRPWLELPLFVVLLVSYVLAMLGNISIILVSRLDPQLHSPMYIFLSHLSFLDLCYTTTTVPQMLVNMGSAKKTISYGGCTVQYAIFHWLGCTECVILAAMALDRYVAICEPLRYAIIMHRPLCQQLVAVAWISGFGNSLVQVILTVQLPFCGRRVLDNFFCEVPAMIKLSCADTSVNDATLAGLVAFFVLVPLALILLSYGLIARAVLRIQSSGGRHKAFGTCSSHLLVVSLFYLPAIYMYLQPPSSYSQEQGKFISLFYSIITPTLNPFIYTLRNKDVKGALRRLLGRLGRLCGR, from the coding sequence ATGAGAACTGACAACCAGAGCTCTTTGGGGGATCCCCCTGGGGACTTCGTCCTCCTGGGCATTTCCGACAGGCCATGGTTGGAGCTCCCTCTGTTCGTGGTCCTCCTGGTTTCTTATGTTCTGGCCATGCTGGGAAACATCTCCATCATCCTGGTGTCCCGGCTGGATCCCCAACTGCACAGCCCCATGTACATCTTCCTCAGCCACCTGTCCTTCTTGGACCTCTGCTACACCACCACCACTGTCCCACAGATGCTGGTCAACATGGGCAGTGCCAAGAAAACCATCAGCTACGGTGGCTGCACAGTGCAATACGCCATCTTCCACTGGCTGGGCTGCACCGAATGCGTCATCTTGGCTGCCATGGCCCTGGACCGCTACGTGGCCATCTGTGAGCCTCTCAGGTATGCCATCATCATGCACCGCCCGCTCTGCCAACAGCTCGTGGCGGTGGCCTGGATCAGCGGCTTTGGTAACTCCCTCGTCCAAGTCATCCTGACTGTACAGCTGCCTTTCTGTGGGCGGCGGGTGCTGGATAACTTCTTCTGCGAGGTGCCGGCCATGATCAAGCTGTCGTGTGCCGACACCTCAGTGAACGACGCCACGCTGGCCGGGCTCGTGGCCTTCTTCGTGCTGGTCCCCTTGGCTCTCATCCTCCTCTCCTACGGCCTCATTGCTCGGGCTGTGCTCAGGATCCAGTCCTCCGGGGGACGGCACAAGGCCTTCGGGACTTGCTCTTCCCACCTGCTCGTGGTCTCCCTCTTCTACCTCCCTGCCATCTACATGTACCTGCAGCCTCCATCGAGCTACTCCCAAGAGCAGGGCAAGTTCATCTCCCTCTTCTACTCCATCATCACCCCCACCCTCAACCCCTTCATCTACACCCTGAGGAATAAGGATGTGAAGGGGGCTCTCAGAAGACTCCTGGGAAGGCTCGGTAGGCTCTGTGGAAGGTGA
- the LOC101596901 gene encoding olfactory receptor 2B11, producing the protein MVSNNQSSLESHPRDFILLGISDRPWLELPLFVVLLVSYVLAMLGNISIILVSRLDSQLHSPMYIFLSNLSFLDLCYTTTTVPQMLVNMGSAKKTISYGGCTVQYAIFHWLGGTECVLLAAMALDRYVAICEPLRYAIIMHRPLCQQLVAVAWISGFGNSLVQVILTVQLPFCGRRVLDNFFCEVPAMIKLSCADTSVNDATLAGLVAFFVLVPLALILLSYGLIARAVLRIQSSGGRHKAFGTCSSHLLVVSLFYLPAIYMYLQPPSSYSQEQGKFISLFYSIITPTLNPFIYTLRNKDVKGALRRLLGRLGRLCGR; encoded by the coding sequence ATGGTAAGTAACAACCAGAGCTCCTTGGAGAGCCATCCCAGGGACTTCATCCTCCTGGGCATTTCCGACAGGCCATGGTTGGAGCTCCCTCTGTTCGTGGTCCTCCTGGTGTCTTATGTTCTGGCCATGCTGGGAAACATCTCCATCATCCTGGTGTCCCGGCTGGATTCCCAACTGCACAGCCCCATGTACATCTTCCTCAGCAACCTGTCCTTCTTGGACCTCTGCTACACCACCACCACTGTCCCACAGATGCTGGTCAACATGGGCAGTGCCAAGAAAACCATCAGCTACGGTGGCTGCACAGTGCAGTACGCCATCTTCCACTGGCTGGGAGGTACAGAATGCGTCCTCTTGGCTGCCATGGCCCTGGACCGCTACGTGGCCATCTGTGAGCCTCTCAGGTATGCCATCATCATGCACCGCCCGCTCTGCCAACAGCTCGTGGCGGTGGCCTGGATCAGCGGCTTTGGTAACTCCCTCGTCCAAGTCATCCTGACTGTACAGCTGCCTTTCTGTGGGCGGCGGGTGCTGGATAACTTCTTCTGCGAGGTGCCGGCCATGATCAAGCTGTCGTGTGCCGACACCTCAGTGAACGACGCCACGCTGGCCGGGCTCGTGGCCTTCTTCGTGCTGGTCCCCTTGGCTCTCATCCTCCTCTCCTACGGCCTCATTGCTCGGGCTGTGCTCAGGATCCAGTCCTCCGGGGGACGGCACAAGGCCTTCGGGACTTGCTCTTCCCACCTGCTCGTGGTCTCCCTCTTCTACCTCCCCGCCATCTACATGTACCTGCAGCCTCCATCGAGCTACTCCCAAGAGCAGGGCAAGTTCATCTCCCTCTTCTACTCCATCATCACCCCCACCCTCAACCCCTTCATCTACACCCTGAGGAATAAGGATGTGAAGGGGGCTCTCAGAAGACTCCTGGGAAGGCTCGGTAGGCTCTGTGGAAGGTGA